The Equus przewalskii isolate Varuska chromosome 5, EquPr2, whole genome shotgun sequence genome window below encodes:
- the GBX2 gene encoding homeobox protein GBX-2 isoform X1, whose translation MSAAFPPSLMMMQRPLGSSTAFSIDSLIGSPPQPSPGHFVYTGYPMFMPYRPVVLPPPPPPPPALPQAALQPALPPAHPHHQIPSLPTGFCSSLAQGMALTSTLMATLPGGFSASPQHQEAAAARKFAPQPLPGGGNFDKAEALQADAEDGKGFLAKEGSLLAFSAAEAVQASLAGAVRGQGKDESKVEDDPKGKEESFSLESDLDYSSDDNLTGQAAHKEEDPGHALEETPPSGGAAGSTTSTGKNRRRRTAFTSEQLLELEKEFHCKKYLSLTERSQIAHALKLSEVQVKIWFQNRRAKWKRVKAGNANSKTGEPSRNPKIVVPIPVHVSRFAIRSQHQQLEQARP comes from the exons ATGAGCGCAGCGTTCCCGCCGTCGCTGATGATGATGCAGCGCCCGCTGGGGAGTAGTACCGCCTTCAGCATAGACTCGCTGATCGGCAGCCCGCCGCAGCCCAGCCCCGGCCATTTCGTCTACACCGGCTACCCCATGTTCATGCCCTACCGGCCGGTggtgctgccgccgccgccgccgccaccgcccgCGCTGCCCCAGGCCGCGCTGCAGCCCGCGCTTCCGCCCGCGCACCCTCACCACCAGATCCCCAGCCTGCCCACCGGCTTCTGTTCCAGCTTGGCGCAGGGCATGGCGCTCACCTCCACGCTCATGGCCACGCTGCCCGGCGGCTTCTCCGCGTCTCCCCAGCACCAGGAGGCGGCGGCCGCCCGCAAGTTCGCGCCGCAGCCGCTGCCGGGCGGCGGCAACTTCGACAAGGCGGAGGCGCTGCAAGCCGACGCTGAGGACGGCAAAGGCTTCCTGGCCAAGGAGGGCTCGCTGCTCGCCTTCTCCGCGGCCGAGGCGGTGCAGGCGTCGCTCG CCGGGGCTGTCAGAGGGCAAGGGAAAGACGAGTCAAAGGTGGAAGACGACCCGAAGGGCAAGGAGGAGAGTTTCTCGCTGGAGAGCGATCTGGACTACAGCTCGGATGACAATCTGACGGGCCAGGCGGCTCACAAGGAGGAAGACCCCGGCCATGCGCTGGAAGAGACCCCGCCGAGCGGCGGCGCCGCGGGCAGCACCACGTCCACGGGCAAGAACCGGCGGCGGCGGACTGCCTTCACCAGCGAGCAGctgctggagctggagaaggagttCCACTGCAAAAAGTACCTCTCGCTGACCGAGCGCTCGCAGATCGCCCACGCCCTCAAACTCAGCGAGGTCCAGGTGAAAATCTGGTTCCAGAACCGCCGGGCCAAGTGGAAACGGGTGAAGGCCGGCAATGCCAATTCCAAGACAGGGGAGCCCTCTCGGAACCCCAAGATCGTCGTCCCCATCCCCGTCCATGTCAGCAGGTTTGCTATCAGAAGTCAGCATCAGCAGCTGGAACAGGCCAGGCCCTGA
- the GBX2 gene encoding homeobox protein GBX-2 isoform X2, whose product MSAAFPPSLMMMQRPLGSSTAFSIDSLIGSPPQPSPGHFVYTGYPMFMPYRPVVLPPPPPPPPALPQAALQPALPPAHPHHQIPSLPTGFCSSLAQGMALTSTLMATLPGGFSASPQHQEAAAARKFAPQPLPGGGNFDKAEALQADAEDGKGFLAKEGSLLAFSAAEAVQASLGESAPRAVTWGPGRGCQRARERRVKGGRRPEGQGGEFLAGERSGLQLG is encoded by the exons ATGAGCGCAGCGTTCCCGCCGTCGCTGATGATGATGCAGCGCCCGCTGGGGAGTAGTACCGCCTTCAGCATAGACTCGCTGATCGGCAGCCCGCCGCAGCCCAGCCCCGGCCATTTCGTCTACACCGGCTACCCCATGTTCATGCCCTACCGGCCGGTggtgctgccgccgccgccgccgccaccgcccgCGCTGCCCCAGGCCGCGCTGCAGCCCGCGCTTCCGCCCGCGCACCCTCACCACCAGATCCCCAGCCTGCCCACCGGCTTCTGTTCCAGCTTGGCGCAGGGCATGGCGCTCACCTCCACGCTCATGGCCACGCTGCCCGGCGGCTTCTCCGCGTCTCCCCAGCACCAGGAGGCGGCGGCCGCCCGCAAGTTCGCGCCGCAGCCGCTGCCGGGCGGCGGCAACTTCGACAAGGCGGAGGCGCTGCAAGCCGACGCTGAGGACGGCAAAGGCTTCCTGGCCAAGGAGGGCTCGCTGCTCGCCTTCTCCGCGGCCGAGGCGGTGCAGGCGTCGCTCGGTGAGTCGGCG CCCCGCGCCGTGACCTGGGGGCCCGG CCGGGGCTGTCAGAGGGCAAGGGAAAGACGAGTCAAAGGTGGAAGACGACCCGAAGGGCAAGGAGGAGAGTTTCTCGCTGGAGAGCGATCTGGACTACAGCTCGGATGA